A region of the Anaerohalosphaeraceae bacterium genome:
TTGATCCGACGTGCGGCAGCGGTACGACGGCCTACGTGGCCGAGCAGTGGGGCCGGCGCTGGATTACCTGCGACACCTCGCGGGTGGCGCTGGCCATCGCCCGCCAGCGTCTGATGACCGCCGTCTTCGACTACTATGAACTGGCACATCCGGAAGAAGGCGTCGGAAGCGGCTTTATGTACAAGACTGTGCCGCACGTGACGCTCAAGTCCATCGCCAACAACCCGGAGATTGACGGCATCTACGCCCGCATGCACCCGGCCATCGAAAAGGCACTGGCCGACCTCAACGCCTCGCTAAAGGGGCAAAAAATCAAATTCAAGGTTACATCCGGCGGACGCGAGGGGCATTTTGCGGATTTTGCCGCGCCCGATAATGCCACTTTCACAATGCCCTCTGGTCAAATCGTCAAGGTCAACGAACTCGTGGAGTGGGAAGTGCCGTTCGAGTTCCCTGCCGACTGGCCTGAGTCGGCACGGCCGCCGTTTGAGGCCTTTCACCGGGAACGGCGTGCGATGCAGAAGGCGATGGATGAGGCGATTGCCCGGCATGCTGAGCAGGAAACCCTCTATGACCAGCCGTTTGTGGACCGCAAGCGGGTGCGTGTGAGCGGACCTTTTACCGTAGAAGCCGTACCGGCGCCCGCGGTAAAATCTCCGGATGAGCTGCTGGAGGAAAAACCGCAGCCCGGGGATGTCTCTATCGCTCGAAGCGGGGAGACGCTTCGTCAGGCCGAGTGGCGGGATGAACTCTTACGAACCGGCATTCGCGGCAAGGGGGGGCAATACATTTATTTCAGCCGTCTGGAACCGATGCAGGGGTTCCGCTGGATAGCCGCAGAGGGAGAAACCAAGGGAGAGCCGCCCATGCGTGCGGTGGTTTCTTTCGGACCGGAACATGCCCCGCTGGAACAGCGGCAGGTGGCTCAGGCACTTGAGGAGGCACAGATGCTGGTACCCAAGCCCAAACTGGTGGTTTTTGCGGCGTTCCAGTTCGACCCCGAGGCGGCCAAGGATATTGATGAGACCAACTGGCCGGGAGTTACGCTGCTGAAAGTCCAGATGAATGCAGACCTCTTAACCGACGACCTGAAGAAAAAACGGGCCGGCAATGATTCGTTCTGGCTCATTGGACAGCCGGATGTGGAAATTCGACGAAATCCGGACGGACAATATATTGTCGAAGTGCTCGGTTTTGACTACTACAATACAAAAACCGGTCAGATTGAATCCGGCAGCAAAGACAAAATTGCCCTCTGGATGCTCGATACGGATTATGACGGACGGAGTCTTTATCCGCGTCAGGTCTTCTTTCCCCTGGCTGACGACAACGAAGCGTGGGCGAAGCTGGCCCGCAATCTCAAGGCGGAAATCGACCCCGAGCGCATCCGTGCCTACTGGGGCACCGTGTCGCTGCCCTTTGAACCGGGGGAATACAAGCGTATCGCTGTAAAAATCGTGGATGATCGAGGCATCGAGAGCTTAAAGATACTGGAGGTATAAAGATGGGTAAGACCACGATTGACCGGCTGATCATCAACTCGCCCTACGAAGAACCGCAGCACCACTGGCGCTACGAGCGGCAGACACGTATGTTTGAATTGGCGGACGGGCGGCGGCCGGCGGGCTATGTGACAGCCACACCGGATTCAAAATCTTTTGATGATCCGGGGATTTTTGTGGAAATTCCGCTGGTCAACCAGATTCGCCCGCGTGTGAAACAGTGGCGCCAAGCGGGGTACCCGGGTATCACGAGCATTACCAAACGGCTTCTGGAGCATTGGACGAATCCAGAAAACTTTGAACAGCGGCGTTTTTTCTTCTGTCAGCTGGAAGCGGTAGAGACGCTGATTTGGCTTACCGAGGCCCCTGCCTCGGAACGGACAGGGATTGACATTCCCGGCGACGGCGGAAAGTTTCTGCGGCAGTGCTGCAAAATGGCAACCGGTTCAGGAAAAACCATTGTGATGGCTATGGTAATCGCCTGGCATATTCTAAACAAGGTTGCAAATCCTCAGGATGCACGGTTTTCCAAAAACGTGCTGGTGATTGCGCCCGGACTTACAGTCAAGAAGCGGCTGGAAGTGCTGTATCCTTCGGCAGAACACAATTACTATGAAGCATTTGACATTGTCCCGTCGGCGCTGCTGGAAAAACTTCGTCAGGGTCGTGTGCTCGTGCGCAACTGGCATGCCCTGTCGTGGGAAAGCGAGGAGCAAATCAAGAGAAAAAAGGGGGTGGACAAACGCGGCGCTAAAAGTGACGAGGCCTATACCCGCGAGGTACTTGGAGAAATGGCAAATGCTCACAATCTTCTGGTCATCAATGATGAAGCCCATCATGCCTGGCGTGTGAACCCGGAAGCGACCGGCAAATACCTGCGGCAACGAGACCTAAAAGACAGCGCTGAAGAGGCAACTGTTTGGATCGGCGGGCTTGATCGTCTGCATCGTTCCCGCGGTATTTTGAAATGCTATGACTTTACAGCCACCCCCTTTGCTCCATCAGGAGGCCGCAGCGGAGAAGAAACATTGTTCGGCTGGATTGTCAGCGACTTCGGTCTGAACGACGCCATTGAATCCGGACTGGTCAAAACCCCGCGTGTTGTGGTCCGGGATGATGCTGTGCCTGATGCGCAGACGTATAAATCACGACTCTATCACATTTACAATGACCCTGAAGTCCGAGATGACCTAAGCCGTTCCGCCAAACCTGAAGAGCCGCTGCCTGATTTGGTGCTGAATGCATACTATTTGCTGGGATACGACTGGCGTGAGACGTTGAGGGCCTGGCGGGATGCAGGGCATGAGTTGCCGCCGGTGATGATTAGTGTGTGCAATCGTACCGAAACAGCGGCACGGGTAAAACACGCTTTTGAAACCAGACGAATCCACATTGATGAACTGTGCGATCCGGCCCGTATTCTTCATATCGACTCAAAAGTACTGGAAAAAGCAGAAGCCCAAGAGGAAGCCGCCGTTTCAACCGAGTCTGAAAAAAATCCGGATGAGGAAGAAGAAAGAAAGGAGCCCAAATTAAAGAAGAGTGAACAAGCAGAACTGCTGCGTCGCATGGTCGACTCCGTAGGCAAACCTGGGCAGCCGGGGGAAAAGATTCAGAATGTGATTTCCGTGGGGATGCTGTCGGAAGGGTGGGACACCAAAACTGTCACACACATTATGGGCTTGCGGGCTTTTACCAGCCAGCTTCTCTGTGAACAGGTGGTTGGTCGAGGTCTGCGCCGCACTTCCTACGAAATTAATCCGCAAACGGGCTTATATAATCCGGAATATGTCAACATCTTCGGTGTCCCCTTCACTTTTCTTCCGCACGAAGAGGCACAAGACGGACCGCCCAAGCCGCCTGCTCCTAAAACCGCTGTTTATCCTGATCCTGCAAAAGCACAGTATGAAATTCGCTGGCCGAATGTTGTGCGCATCGAACGGGTTTATCAACCCAAACTGACGCTGGATTGGTCCCATGTACGCCCGCTCGAATTGGATGCAACCAAAACAGCAAAAATTGCCGAATTAGCCCCTATTCTCGAAGGCAAACCGGATGTAACAAATATTGCCCGGATTGAGCTGGAGCGTCTGGCAAAAGAATTTCGCACTCAACGGATTATCTTTGAAACAGCCAGAGACGTGTTTGACCAGATGAAACATACATGGAAAGGCGGGAGAGAAATTTTACTGGCCCAGCTGGTAAAACTTATCGAACAATTTATTCGGTCAGACAGGATTTCTATTTTCCCGCCTCTTTTTAGTCAAGATGATTTGTTCCGCCGTCTGATCATCACATTAAACATGTCCCGTGTTGTTCAGCACATTTGGGATTCTATACGGCAGGAAAATACCGAGCGACTTGTGCCTGTGTTTGACCGCGACCATCCGATTCGCTCTACAGGGGAAATGCGTACCTGGTACACAAGCAAACCCTGTGAAAGAACTTTAAAATCCCATATCAACGTGTGCGTTTATGACAGTACATGGGAAGCAACGGATGCATTTGTACTGGACAACAGTGACAAAGTAACGTCCTGGGTCAAAAACGATCATCTTAATTTTGAGATTCTTTATCTTTATAAAGGTATTGTATACAAATACCGCCCAGATTTTCTTATACGACTTGCTGACGGACAGATGCTTGTACTGGAAACAAAAGGAGAAGAATCCGAAAAAGATAAAGTGAAACATCAATATTTAGATGAATGGTGTCAAGCCGTAACCAGCCATGGAGGATTTGGAAGATGGTCATGGTTTGCTGTCAGACGGCCCGGAGAAATCCATGAGATTCTAAATGGTTGAGACCATTTTCTACTCTGTTGCCGTCGCGAAAAAGGGCTTGCAAAGCGAAGCAAATTCACGATACTGGGAAGGAAAGAAAGCAGGAATACAGGAATACAGGAAGACAGGTATACAAGAATACAGGTAGGCAAGGAATCAGGGAAAAATTCGAAATCCGATCCGTCTTCGCTGCGCTTCGACGCGACAAGAAGCAGGAAGACAGGTAATCAGGTGGAAAGGGAAAAAATCCGAAATCCGAAATCCTAAACAAATTCGAAGTACGAAACTCGAAATACGAAACAAATACGAAACACGAAATACGAAATAACAGGAAGACAAGAAGCGATGGCAGCGAAGAGAACGGACAGCGTGGGCAAGCGCGGGCTTTCGATGGCCGCCCGGGCGGTGCATGCGGGGGAGCCGCGAAAGCGGTATGCGGACTCGATCACGACGCCGATTGTGCAGACGTCGACGTTTGTGTTTGCCGACAGCCGGGAGATTGAACGGTACACGCACGGGGGCAAAAAGCGGTACGAATACGGGCGGTACGGGAACCCGACGGCGACGATTGCGGAACGGCGGCTGGCGGATTTGGAGGGGGCCGAGGACTGCGTGGTGTTTTCGTCGGGGATGAGCGCGATTACGACGACGATTCTGTCGCTGGTACAGTCGGGCGACCATATTGTGATTACCGACGACAGCTACAAGAAGACGCTGGAGTTCTGCCGGTCGTACCTGAAGCAGTTCGGGATCGGCTGCACGATTGTGCCGTTCGGGGATTATGGGGCGCTGGAGAAGGCGATTCGGAAGAATACGCGGTTTATCTTTTCGGAGTCGCCGACGAATCCGTATCTGAATATTTTCGATTTGGTGAAGCTGAAGGCGATTGCGCGGCGGCATCGGGTGCTGACGCTGATTGACAGCACGTTTGCGACGCCGCTGAACCAGCGGCCGCTGGAGTTCGGGATTGATTTGGTGCTGCACAGCTGCACGAAGTATCTGGCGGGGCATAATGATATTCTGGCGGGGGCGGTGCTGGGGCGGACGGAGCTGGTGGACAAGATTCGCAACCTGCACAAGTCGATGGGGGGCACGATTGACCCGCACTGCTGCTATCTGCTGCTGCGGGGGCTGAAGACGTTTCCGCTGCGGGTGGCCAAGCAGAACGAGACGGCGCTGAAGGTGGCGCGGTATCTGGAGGGGCATCCGAAGATTCAGCGGGTGTATTATCCGTTTCTGGAGAGCCATCCGCATTATGAGGTGGCCAAAAGCCAGATGAGCGGGGGCGGCGGCGTGGTGACGTTTGAGACGAAGGGGACGCTGCGGTCGGCCAAGCGGTTTCTGGATGCGCTGCGGCTGTGCTATATCGGGCCGAGTCTGGGGGGCGTGGAGACGCTGATTACGCATCCGGCACTGGTCAGCTATTACGACTATTCGCGGAAGGAGCGGTACGAGCTGGGGATAACGGATACGCTGTTTCGGCTGGCGGTGGGAATTGAGGACGCCGAGGATATTATTGCGGACCTGGAGCGCGGGCTGCGGCAGCTGTGAAGAATTTCGGTTGCATATTCGGCGATTTGCCGTACTGTATATCCAAAAGGATAGTTTCCCGATGAGAAAACGGCTTTGCGTGTTTGCTTTCGCGGTTTTTCTGGCCGGGTGCAGCCGCTATCAGGCCGCCCGCATCGCCCAGCCAGCGGGGCCGTATGTGCCGGCGATTTATGCGGCCGCCCAGATTAACGATGCGGAACTTCGCAACGAGGGTCTTCGCAACCTGGCCGCACGAAAGGACTTAACAGAAGGCGAGCTGGATTATCTGGTTTGCCTGCTGGCCGTGCGAAAAGGCACCAGCCCGCAGGTCCGGGATGTCCTGCTGCAGGTACTGAATCATCCGGCGGTGTCCTACCGGATAAAACACCGCATCTCCAGCGTTCTGCCGAACTTAGGGCTTCTGCCGGCCGACCAGAAACAGATTGCGGACGCTTTGGCCCCCGTGCCGACGGAAAGCCAATCCTCCCGGGCGGAAACATCAGCGAATTGACCCAAGTGCCCCCCTGCCGGTGAAAACTGGAGCTGGCGGGAATCGAACCCGCATCCCCGCGATGCGACCGCGGTGTACTCCCATTATACGACAGCCCCTGAACGCAACAGGCCCCGCAGTATATCGGGACCTTTCGAAAAGTGCAATCTTTTTTCCTCCGATTCCCCGGACAAACCTTTGGAAAAAGAGCGGTCCTTGCGATGAGTGGAACCCGACAGCAGGACGCTCCGGTACGGCGGTTTGCCTGGTTCCGCCCTTGTTCCAAAAACTTGTTTCAAAAACTCCAGGTTTCAAAACAGGCAATCTTTTCCAGCGGGACACGGGCAGGACTTTTGAATTCGTCGGCCGGATAGCCCAGCGTCAAAAGCTCTACAACAACAGCGTCCGTGGGTATTTGCAGAATCTTTCGCACCTCGTGGGGCATAAAAGAGCCAATCCAGCAGGTTGCCAGGCCTAATTCGACCGCTTCCAGTGCCATATGCTCGAGGGCAATGGAGACATCGATCGGGGCTACGGGCTGTCCGCACCGCATGATGTAGGAGCTGACGGAACAGGCCGCTATCACCACCGGGGCCTGGGCCACGAAGGCCTGATTGTACGACGCCTGGGCCAGTGCGGTTCGCTTCTGCTGGTCTGTGACAACCACAAACCGCCAGTCCTGCAGATTGCGGGCGGAGGGAGCCAGCCGTGCCGCCTCCAATATCCGCATTAGTTTGTCTTTTTCAACCGGTTTGGGCAAATAAGCCCGACAGGAATACCGATTTTCAATCGCCTTCATCACATCCATTTTTCTGACTCCTCTTTTCTGTAGTTCGGCAGTGTACTGTATCATAATCGGCCTCGGCGGAAAAGGGAGTCTCTTCCGTCAATTTTTTCTTACATAAAATCTTCTTTTGAAGTATCTTATTGCTCCGGACAGAGGAAAAAAGATGGCATTTTTTCTTGTTTCAGGTTTGCTTTTAGGAATTGCTTCCTTCGGGCTGACGGTGATTCTGACTGCTGTCGTTCGGCGGGCGGCCGTCCGGTACGGCTTTGCCGCACACCCTCAGCCGGACCGCTATCACCAATCCGTAATCGCACTCGGAGGCGGCATCGCCCTTTTTGGAACCCTTCTGATTCTGCTGCTTTCGGCGGTCCTTTCCGTGCAGTTCGGCTCGGAATTTATCCGCCGCAGTTTTCCCGCTCTGAGCCCCTATTTGAGAGGGTTTGCGGACAAACAGAGGGATTTGCTTATCGTGCTGGGCTGCGGTCTGGTGCTGCATCTTGTCGGACTCTGGGACGACAAAAAGCGTCTGGGCCCCTTTCTGAAGCTGGCGGTCCAAATCCTGGTCTCCGCCGCTGCGGCTGTTTGGGCAGATATCCGCCTCGAATTCTTTATCCAAAACCGGCTGATTACACTTATCCTGTCTGTGCTGTGGATGGTTTTGTTGATTAACGCCTTCAATTTTCTCGACAATATGGATGGGGTTTCAGCCGGAATTGCCGCCATCGTCTCCGCCGTCCTGCTGGCGGCAGCCGCACGCAGCGGACAGGTCTTTGTCGGAGGGCTGGCGGTGCTGCTGCTGGGAAGTCTGCTGGGCTTCCTGACGTTCAACTTTCCGCCTGCGCGGATTTTTATGGGGGATGCAGGCTCGCTGGTGGTCGGTTTTTTTGTGGCCGTGCTCTCGCTTCGCACAACGTATTACAACCCGGCCCTTGAGCTGCCCCTCAGTGCCGTGTTTATGCCGCTGGTTGTGATGGCCGTTCCTCTTTATGATTTCAGCAGCGTCCTGTTTCTTCGGCTTCGGCAGGGGAAAAACCCCCTCATCGGCGATACGCAGCATTTCTCGCATCGGCTTCGCCGCCGCGGATTGTCCGACCGGCAGGTTGCCCTGACTCTTTATCTGACAACGCTCTGTACATCGGCCGGAGCCGTGGTTCTCCAGAAAACCGACTGGGTGGGTGCGGTTTTGATTTTTCTCCAGACGCTGATGGTGCTCGGCGTCATCGCCGTCCTCGAAAGCAGCGGACAGGCCAATCAGATTTCGTCTAAAGAACCCAAATGAAAAACACCTCAACCTGCGAAAAAACACCGTTTTTGACGGTTTCTGTTTTTTGGGAGAATGCGGCACTGCTGCTGATTCTCGGGGTGCTGGCGCTGCGGTCTGTTTTTATTGAGGTGACCTACTATACCGCTCCGGCCTCTCCCTTTCTGCTGCTGCCGGAGCCGGTCAACAGTCTGCTGATTTCGTTTGTCCTGCTTGCGGTTTTTTTTGTGCATCAGGTCCTGTTTTTTCTTCATCCACCGTCAGGTCAAATCAGCATTCGGCTGACCCTGTGGATCGGTGTTTTCGTTTTGCTGGGTTTTTTTTCGGCCGCCTCCGCCTCCAACAAACGCGATGCGATTACGGAGCTGACAACACTGGCCGCCGCCCTTCTGATTATCCCGACGGTCTCTGAGCTCTTCCGCAAACCTGACCGGATTCTTCTGTTCCTGTGGGTCTTGACGGCCCTGGGCATCACCGCCGTCTATCAGTGTCGGGAGCAGGCCCTCTCCGACAACGAAGCCGTCCTGCGAAATTATGAACAGAATCCGCAAAAAGTCCTGGAGGAAGTGGGGATTGAACCGGGGACGCTGAAGCACTGGCAGTTTGAGCACCGGCTCCGGTCCAAAGACATACGGGGGTTCCTGACAACCAGCAATTCGACGGGGTCTTTTCTGCTGCTTTGCCTGTTCGGCAGTCTGGGACTGCTGCGGTATGCCTTTTCGCTGCCGGCCCGTCCGGAACGGCTGATTCAGATTCTTCTGTACAGTTCTGCGGTGCTTTGTCTGGGTTACGGGCTGTTTTTGTGCCGAAGCCGCGGGGCCATCACTGCCGGCCTGTCTTGTCTGTTCGGCTGGATAGGGTGTCTTTGGCTGGGCAAACGGCTTTGGGCTTTCCGCGGGCAGCTGCTGACAGCGGCTCTGCTTTGTGCCGCCGCAGCTGTCTGCTGGGCTGTCTGGTACGGAATGCACCACGGTCGGCTGCCGGGCCCCAACGCCCTGCTGGTTCGCTGGCAGTACTGGGTGAGCACGGTTCAGATGATTGCCGAGCATCCCCTGCGGGGCATCGGCGGAGGCAACTTTACAATCTGGTATCCGCTGTACAAAATTCCGGCCGCTCCCGAATTAATCCGGGACCCGCACAACTTTCCGCTTTCTCTGGCGGCCCAATACGGCATTCCCGCCGCCCTCGTGTTTGCTGGCATTCTGATTGTGCCGCTGACCGCCGTGCTCCGGCACGGCCCCTGCCGTCCGGCCCCCTCCGGAACCGGCGGGCCGACTCTTTCGTCGGGGCTGCTCCTGATGGCGGTCTGTGCGGTCGTGCTGCTGATGGTGCGGCCCTGGGTCATCGGTCAAGTCGACGCCGAAGCAGACTCGCTGGTTCGCGGGGCGTATTTTCTGGTGTATTATCTGGCTCCGGCAGGAGTGATGCTTCTGTGCCTGTGGCTGTTCGTTTTGGCCGGACGTGTGCCGACGGATTCGGCGAATCTGCAAAGGGCCCTTCTGCCGGCACTCGGATGGGGGATTTCGGCGGTGCTGATTCACAATCTGATTGATTTTGCCCTCTTTGAAACCGCTGTGCTGACCGCTGGGATGCTCTGTCTGGGGGCGTTTTGGGCTCTGGGGGCGGCTCCTTCTTCGGTTTCCAACCGGAAAATCTCCGTGCGGCTTGCGTGTGTTTTCGGGCCGGCGGCGGTCTTTGCTGTTTGGACTTATGGGGCGGTCTGGCTGCCTCTTCGGGCAGGCCTTCTCCTTCAGCAGGCGCTGCGAACCCCTGCCCAAAGCATCTGCCTGCTGCGAGCGGCCGAAGCAAAAGACCCGCTTTCTCCACAGCCCGCCTGGTATCAGGGCCAAATTCTCTTTCAGCAGGCCGAAAAACGAACCGCTGACAGACAGCCCCTGCTCGAAGAAGCCCGCAAGGCCTTCACCCGCGCCCTGAGCCGCAACCCGATGGACTATCGGCTGATGGAGGCTCTGGGAGATTTGTTCACGGTTTGGGCCGAATCGGAAAACACAGAAGACGTCCGAACCTCTTTTTATCAAACGAGTTATGAATGGACCCTTCAGGCATGGCAGCGTTTCCCGGGCAGCGACCGGCTTGTGTATAAACTGGGGACGCTGTCCGAACGGCTGAACCGGCCTCAGGAAGCCGCCGGCTGGTACACTTTGGCCGTCCAGATTGAAGATGAATACCGCAGACAGTTTCGGCAGATGTACCCGAATGACCCGATTTTCAGCCGGCTGGGAGAAAGCCGCTATCAATATGCCAGAGATTATGCTCTCTCCCATACAGCCGCCCCGGCGCCGCCGGAGTCTCCGCCGTCCAGGCCGTAATCCCTTTAGCCCTGCGATTCGATTTTGGCCAGGATGCTGTCCGGAATATCAAAGTTGGCATACACGTTCTGGACATCATCGTGGTCTTCGAAATCCTCCATCAGCCCCAGAACCTTTCTGGCGGTTTCCTCATCTGTAATCTGCACGTTGGTTTGAGGGACCATGGCAATTTCGGCGGAGTTCAAGGGGATATTTTTTTCCTGCAGGGCTTTTTTGAGGGTCTCAAAAGAAGCGGGCGCACAGGTAATTTCATACAGCCGTCCGGTATTCTGCAAATCGTCGGCTCCGGCGGCCAGTGCCAGCTCCAGCAGCGTATCTTCGGCAATCGCCGAGGTATCGACGGTAATCAGGCCCTTCTTGGAAAACATCCAGCTCACACAGCCGCTGGCCCCCAGCGAGCCGCCCCGCCGTTCGAAGATTTTCTTGATTTCCGGGGCCGTTCGGTTTCGGTTGTCTGTAAGTCCTTCAATCATCACCGCGACACCGCCGGGGGCGTATCCTTCATAGAGCACCTCTTCGTAATGCACGCCGCCCAGCTCGCCGGTTCCTTTTTTGACGGCCTTTTCAATCGTGTCTTTGGGCATGTTGGCGGCTTTGGCCTTGTCAATGGCGTAGCGAAGGGGAAGATTCGCATCGGGATCGCCGCCGCCGTTTTTGGCCGCCACAATAATCATTCTTGCGATTTTGCTCCAGAGTTTGCCGCGTTTGGCGTCATTGGCCGCCTTTTTGTGCTTGATGCCTGCCCAGTGTGAATGTCCTGCCATATGGATTTACCCGCCTTGGAACGTTCGTCGTTTTCTCGGATTAATGAATCACTTTATTGAGCGAATAGGTAATAATTCCGGATGCGCCGGCATGCTTGAGCTGCGGAATGAGCTCCCGCTCGACTTTCTCTTCCACTACAATTTCCACCGCCGCATAGTCGGAATCGGCCAGCGGGGAGATGGTCGGGCTTTTCTCGGCCGGAAGAATCTGCAGAACCGCCGGCAAATCCTTCTTGGCGACGTTCATCTTCATTCCGACGAGGGTCCGGGCATCAATCGCGGCGTTCAGCAGAATCGCCAGGTTTTCGATTTTGCGTCTCTTGAAGGGATCCTTCCAGGCCTGACGGTTGGCGATAAATCGGGTGGTCGAAACCAGCACGGTATCCACAATGCGGAGATTATTCGCCCGCAGAGAGGAGCCCGTCTCCGTCAGTTCGACAATGCCGTTGACCAGCCGGGCCTTGACTTCCGTGGCCCCCCAGCTGAACTCCACTTTTACCCGGATTTTTTTTCGTCGGAAATACCGCTGCGTAACGCCGACCAGCTCCGTGGCAATAATGCCGCCTTCGAGGTCCTCAGGCTTCTGGACAGTCGATTCATTCGGAACCGCCAGAACCCAGCGGGCCGGTGCCGAGGTTGCCTTGCTGTACTCAAGCTGACAGACCTCGTGCACTTTGGAATTGTTTTCCATAATCCAGTCATAGCCGGTGAAGCCGGCGTCCAGGACTCCGGCCTCCACATACCGGCTCATTTCCTGGGCCCGCAGCAGAATCAGCTGAATCTGCGGGTCGTCAATCTGCGGAAAATAGCTTCGGTCCGCTCCGGTGATGGCAAAGCCGGCTTTGGCAAACAAATCAATGGTGGCCGCCTGCAGACTGCCTTTGGGGATTCCCAGCCTGAGAATCTCGCCGGAGGAGGGCTGCGGGGCTTTCTGTGAGGTTGTCTGTCGGTTCTGCTGAGGGTTTTGTCTGCTCATTTTTTCGATGATTCTTTCCGTTTCTTCGTTTTGGTGGTTTTTTTCCCGGATTTTCCTTCCGAATCCGACGCACGGGCTTTTTCCAAAGACGACAGCGTCCCCTCCGCGGCGGCCCGCAACAGTGCATAAAACCGCCAGGCATCCGATGCGGAAATCTGACGCTCCAGAAAGCCGTGAATCTCCTCTTCAGACGATTCCGGACAAATCAGCTGTTCACGAATCAGATACTCTTTCATCTTGTCGGTGAGCGGCACGGCATGTCCGCCCAGCGCAGTCAGAAAACAATAGTCCACGACAAAACGGCTGACCCCCTCTATATCCTCAACGGCCTTGCGGCCCTGCCGTTTGCCCTGGCTTTTCAGCGAAGCCAGACTCAGCCCGTCATAACGGTCGCAAATCTGATTGAGCATGCGGGTCAGACTCTGGGCGGCCGTCTGGGCCTGCGGGCTGTGATCGCCCATCACATCCAGAATCTCCTCGCTGCGGGCGACCCGCAAATCATTCAGGTCCACAAAATGATTCTGAATGCGTTTGTAAATCTTTTTGGTATCCGCCTCGGTATAGAACTGGCTGATATGGCCGACCACAAGCGCTTCAATCGGGTCCTCATAGGACACCGGTTCCAGGGCCGACGACAGGCGCTTCCAGGACTGAAACGCTTTTTTGAGCCGGGCGCTGTATTCCTTGCTGTTTTTCATAAAGAGGGCTCCTCCGAGGGCCAATCGTCTTGGCGGACACTGTCGGCATCCTCCGCCTGCTCCCACTGGCGGCGAAGTTCCTCAATCAGCCGCAGCGTTTCGAGGGTTGTATGAAACTTTCGGTCCATCTCGAAACGAAGATGCGGCACATATCGGCAGACCAGGGCCTCTCCCAGAGCGGCCTGAAACACGCCGGCGGCATGCCGAATGGCCTTCAGGGTCAGCGT
Encoded here:
- a CDS encoding DNA methyltransferase, which encodes YYIDDYPLKVMSEVWTDTAGFNPEQRYVVETRTKVIERCLLMATDPGDLVFDPTCGSGTTAYVAEQWGRRWITCDTSRVALAIARQRLMTAVFDYYELAHPEEGVGSGFMYKTVPHVTLKSIANNPEIDGIYARMHPAIEKALADLNASLKGQKIKFKVTSGGREGHFADFAAPDNATFTMPSGQIVKVNELVEWEVPFEFPADWPESARPPFEAFHRERRAMQKAMDEAIARHAEQETLYDQPFVDRKRVRVSGPFTVEAVPAPAVKSPDELLEEKPQPGDVSIARSGETLRQAEWRDELLRTGIRGKGGQYIYFSRLEPMQGFRWIAAEGETKGEPPMRAVVSFGPEHAPLEQRQVAQALEEAQMLVPKPKLVVFAAFQFDPEAAKDIDETNWPGVTLLKVQMNADLLTDDLKKKRAGNDSFWLIGQPDVEIRRNPDGQYIVEVLGFDYYNTKTGQIESGSKDKIALWMLDTDYDGRSLYPRQVFFPLADDNEAWAKLARNLKAEIDPERIRAYWGTVSLPFEPGEYKRIAVKIVDDRGIESLKILEV
- a CDS encoding DEAD/DEAH box helicase family protein, whose product is MGKTTIDRLIINSPYEEPQHHWRYERQTRMFELADGRRPAGYVTATPDSKSFDDPGIFVEIPLVNQIRPRVKQWRQAGYPGITSITKRLLEHWTNPENFEQRRFFFCQLEAVETLIWLTEAPASERTGIDIPGDGGKFLRQCCKMATGSGKTIVMAMVIAWHILNKVANPQDARFSKNVLVIAPGLTVKKRLEVLYPSAEHNYYEAFDIVPSALLEKLRQGRVLVRNWHALSWESEEQIKRKKGVDKRGAKSDEAYTREVLGEMANAHNLLVINDEAHHAWRVNPEATGKYLRQRDLKDSAEEATVWIGGLDRLHRSRGILKCYDFTATPFAPSGGRSGEETLFGWIVSDFGLNDAIESGLVKTPRVVVRDDAVPDAQTYKSRLYHIYNDPEVRDDLSRSAKPEEPLPDLVLNAYYLLGYDWRETLRAWRDAGHELPPVMISVCNRTETAARVKHAFETRRIHIDELCDPARILHIDSKVLEKAEAQEEAAVSTESEKNPDEEEERKEPKLKKSEQAELLRRMVDSVGKPGQPGEKIQNVISVGMLSEGWDTKTVTHIMGLRAFTSQLLCEQVVGRGLRRTSYEINPQTGLYNPEYVNIFGVPFTFLPHEEAQDGPPKPPAPKTAVYPDPAKAQYEIRWPNVVRIERVYQPKLTLDWSHVRPLELDATKTAKIAELAPILEGKPDVTNIARIELERLAKEFRTQRIIFETARDVFDQMKHTWKGGREILLAQLVKLIEQFIRSDRISIFPPLFSQDDLFRRLIITLNMSRVVQHIWDSIRQENTERLVPVFDRDHPIRSTGEMRTWYTSKPCERTLKSHINVCVYDSTWEATDAFVLDNSDKVTSWVKNDHLNFEILYLYKGIVYKYRPDFLIRLADGQMLVLETKGEESEKDKVKHQYLDEWCQAVTSHGGFGRWSWFAVRRPGEIHEILNG
- a CDS encoding aminotransferase class I/II-fold pyridoxal phosphate-dependent enzyme codes for the protein MAAKRTDSVGKRGLSMAARAVHAGEPRKRYADSITTPIVQTSTFVFADSREIERYTHGGKKRYEYGRYGNPTATIAERRLADLEGAEDCVVFSSGMSAITTTILSLVQSGDHIVITDDSYKKTLEFCRSYLKQFGIGCTIVPFGDYGALEKAIRKNTRFIFSESPTNPYLNIFDLVKLKAIARRHRVLTLIDSTFATPLNQRPLEFGIDLVLHSCTKYLAGHNDILAGAVLGRTELVDKIRNLHKSMGGTIDPHCCYLLLRGLKTFPLRVAKQNETALKVARYLEGHPKIQRVYYPFLESHPHYEVAKSQMSGGGGVVTFETKGTLRSAKRFLDALRLCYIGPSLGGVETLITHPALVSYYDYSRKERYELGITDTLFRLAVGIEDAEDIIADLERGLRQL
- a CDS encoding nitroreductase family protein, translated to MDVMKAIENRYSCRAYLPKPVEKDKLMRILEAARLAPSARNLQDWRFVVVTDQQKRTALAQASYNQAFVAQAPVVIAACSVSSYIMRCGQPVAPIDVSIALEHMALEAVELGLATCWIGSFMPHEVRKILQIPTDAVVVELLTLGYPADEFKSPARVPLEKIACFETWSF
- a CDS encoding MraY family glycosyltransferase; translated protein: MAFFLVSGLLLGIASFGLTVILTAVVRRAAVRYGFAAHPQPDRYHQSVIALGGGIALFGTLLILLLSAVLSVQFGSEFIRRSFPALSPYLRGFADKQRDLLIVLGCGLVLHLVGLWDDKKRLGPFLKLAVQILVSAAAAVWADIRLEFFIQNRLITLILSVLWMVLLINAFNFLDNMDGVSAGIAAIVSAVLLAAAARSGQVFVGGLAVLLLGSLLGFLTFNFPPARIFMGDAGSLVVGFFVAVLSLRTTYYNPALELPLSAVFMPLVVMAVPLYDFSSVLFLRLRQGKNPLIGDTQHFSHRLRRRGLSDRQVALTLYLTTLCTSAGAVVLQKTDWVGAVLIFLQTLMVLGVIAVLESSGQANQISSKEPK